The following are from one region of the Cataglyphis hispanica isolate Lineage 1 chromosome 16, ULB_Chis1_1.0, whole genome shotgun sequence genome:
- the LOC126855413 gene encoding protein krueppel-like isoform X2: protein MDCSMALSYFQGTQIYAGFLINQHLSMMQDAEQQPFNNNVSLYPEPISRSVARLSVLNQDFLTTQALIKAGLPPLHSLAAASSFFNQNLFVDSPNWRRQSAGSPPPSSVHLSPVVSPALSTCSNSTSQRISITAASGSINDEDDDNNHNNNNNNNVPGSKKGGRKKRKPTQNQLVLNAEPIVDQQSTLQAVAELNIEPSPTPTVNSETGSPTISPETGEKKNKKQSFICNVCKRGFGYKHVLQNHERTHTGEKPFQCPVCHKRFTRDHHLKTHMRLHTGEKPYCCKFCQRRFVQVANLRRHVRVHTGERPYLCRHCNNRFSDSNQLKAHVMVHNGEKPFECETCHGRFRRRHHLHQHRCNGDNNGDDEAQEFETEPEENDDIDIDGEEQEEAENISHAAQEILRQPTRRALPSPIVDMAAQMLNLPGPSNAQPPSMVLPEQTEPEDLSMSRSRRHYSNSSNDSSLSHSLSKDSSPEQEDEKFEASLFLRHTRAASKRQPRQPRSNP from the exons ATGGATTGTAGCATGGCATTGTCCTATTTTCAAGGGACGCAAATTTACGcag GATTCCTGATCAATCAGCATCTGAGCATGATGCAGGACGCCGAGCAGCAACCGTTCAACAATAATGTGTCGCTATATCCGGAACCGATATCAAGATCGGTGGCAAGATTATCGGTACTGAACCAGGACTTTCTCACCACTCAAGCTTTGATAAAGGCAGGACTTCCTCCGTTGCACAGCTTAGCCGCGGCTTCGTCCTTCTTTAATCAGAATCTCTTCGTCGACTCACCAAATTGGCGAAGACAATCGGCCGGATCCCCGCCACCCTCCTCCGTTCATCTATCGCCCGTAGTATCGCCGGCTCTCAGCACTTGTAGCAATTCCACGTCCCAGCGCATCAGCATTACCGCTGCCAGCGGCAGTATCAACGATGAGGACGacgataataatcataataataataacaacaacaatGTGCCGGGCAGCAAAAAAGGTGgtagaaagaagagaaaaccGACCCAGAATCAACTTGTATTGAACGCAGAACCGATCGTTGACCAACAAAGTACGTTGCAAGCCGTAGCCGAGCTCAACATCGAACCATCTCCAACTCCGACTGTCAATTCGGAAACAGGATCTCCAACCATCAGTCCGGAGACAggagagaagaagaataaGAAGCAAAGCTTTATTTGCAATGTGTGCAAGAGAGGTTTCGGTTATAAGCATGTGCTGCAGAATCACGAGCGCACGCATACTGGCGAGAAGCCTTTCCAGTGTCCGGTATGCCATAAAAG ATTTACACGGGACCATCATTTGAAAACACACATGCGACTTCATACAGGCGAGAAACCTTACTGCTGCAAATTCTGCCAGCGGCGATTCGTCCAGGTCGCGAATCTCCGTCGTCACGTGCGAGTACACACGGGCGAGCGTCCGTACCTTTGCAGGCATTGCAATAATCGTTTCAGCGACTCGAATCAGCTGAAGGCTCACGTAATGGTACACAACGGTGAGAAACCGTTCGAATGCGAGACCTGCCATGGACGATTCAGAAGACGACATCATCTGCATCAGCACAGATGCAACGGCGACAATAACGGCGACGACGAAGCGCAAGAGTTTGAAACCGAGCCGGAGGAGAATGACGATATCGACATCGACGGTGAGGAGCAGGAGGAAGCGGAGAATATCTCGCACGCTGCACAGGAAATTCTCAGACAGCCGACTCGTCGTGCATTACCCAGCCCGATAGTCGACATGGCCGCGCAGATGCTTAATCTACCTGGACCGTCGAACGCTCAACCCCCGTCGATGGTTCTACCCGAGCAAACCGAGCCCGAGGATCTATCCATGTCCAGGTCACGCAGACACTACTCCAACAGCAGCAACGATTCGTCGCTCAGCCATAGCCTCAGCAAAGATAGCAGTCCCGAACAAGAGGACGAAAAGTTTGAAGCCAGCTTGTTCCTGAGACATACTCGCGCCGCGTCAAAACGTCAGCCGCGACAACCAAGGAGTAACCCCTAA
- the LOC126855413 gene encoding protein krueppel-like isoform X3 yields MMQDAEQQPFNNNVSLYPEPISRSVARLSVLNQDFLTTQALIKAGLPPLHSLAAASSFFNQNLFVDSPNWRRQSAGSPPPSSVHLSPVVSPALSTCSNSTSQRISITAASGSINDEDDDNNHNNNNNNNVPGSKKGGRKKRKPTQNQLVLNAEPIVDQQSTLQAVAELNIEPSPTPTVNSETGSPTISPETGEKKNKKQSFICNVCKRGFGYKHVLQNHERTHTGEKPFQCPVCHKRFTRDHHLKTHMRLHTGEKPYCCKFCQRRFVQVANLRRHVRVHTGERPYLCRHCNNRFSDSNQLKAHVMVHNGEKPFECETCHGRFRRRHHLHQHRCNGDNNGDDEAQEFETEPEENDDIDIDGEEQEEAENISHAAQEILRQPTRRALPSPIVDMAAQMLNLPGPSNAQPPSMVLPEQTEPEDLSMSRSRRHYSNSSNDSSLSHSLSKDSSPEQEDEKFEASLFLRHTRAASKRQPRQPRSNP; encoded by the exons ATGATGCAGGACGCCGAGCAGCAACCGTTCAACAATAATGTGTCGCTATATCCGGAACCGATATCAAGATCGGTGGCAAGATTATCGGTACTGAACCAGGACTTTCTCACCACTCAAGCTTTGATAAAGGCAGGACTTCCTCCGTTGCACAGCTTAGCCGCGGCTTCGTCCTTCTTTAATCAGAATCTCTTCGTCGACTCACCAAATTGGCGAAGACAATCGGCCGGATCCCCGCCACCCTCCTCCGTTCATCTATCGCCCGTAGTATCGCCGGCTCTCAGCACTTGTAGCAATTCCACGTCCCAGCGCATCAGCATTACCGCTGCCAGCGGCAGTATCAACGATGAGGACGacgataataatcataataataataacaacaacaatGTGCCGGGCAGCAAAAAAGGTGgtagaaagaagagaaaaccGACCCAGAATCAACTTGTATTGAACGCAGAACCGATCGTTGACCAACAAAGTACGTTGCAAGCCGTAGCCGAGCTCAACATCGAACCATCTCCAACTCCGACTGTCAATTCGGAAACAGGATCTCCAACCATCAGTCCGGAGACAggagagaagaagaataaGAAGCAAAGCTTTATTTGCAATGTGTGCAAGAGAGGTTTCGGTTATAAGCATGTGCTGCAGAATCACGAGCGCACGCATACTGGCGAGAAGCCTTTCCAGTGTCCGGTATGCCATAAAAG ATTTACACGGGACCATCATTTGAAAACACACATGCGACTTCATACAGGCGAGAAACCTTACTGCTGCAAATTCTGCCAGCGGCGATTCGTCCAGGTCGCGAATCTCCGTCGTCACGTGCGAGTACACACGGGCGAGCGTCCGTACCTTTGCAGGCATTGCAATAATCGTTTCAGCGACTCGAATCAGCTGAAGGCTCACGTAATGGTACACAACGGTGAGAAACCGTTCGAATGCGAGACCTGCCATGGACGATTCAGAAGACGACATCATCTGCATCAGCACAGATGCAACGGCGACAATAACGGCGACGACGAAGCGCAAGAGTTTGAAACCGAGCCGGAGGAGAATGACGATATCGACATCGACGGTGAGGAGCAGGAGGAAGCGGAGAATATCTCGCACGCTGCACAGGAAATTCTCAGACAGCCGACTCGTCGTGCATTACCCAGCCCGATAGTCGACATGGCCGCGCAGATGCTTAATCTACCTGGACCGTCGAACGCTCAACCCCCGTCGATGGTTCTACCCGAGCAAACCGAGCCCGAGGATCTATCCATGTCCAGGTCACGCAGACACTACTCCAACAGCAGCAACGATTCGTCGCTCAGCCATAGCCTCAGCAAAGATAGCAGTCCCGAACAAGAGGACGAAAAGTTTGAAGCCAGCTTGTTCCTGAGACATACTCGCGCCGCGTCAAAACGTCAGCCGCGACAACCAAGGAGTAACCCCTAA
- the LOC126855413 gene encoding protein krueppel-like isoform X1, whose protein sequence is MYCKRGGGGGGLGGCRATAEQLWDQHALYNSAAAHRIGFLINQHLSMMQDAEQQPFNNNVSLYPEPISRSVARLSVLNQDFLTTQALIKAGLPPLHSLAAASSFFNQNLFVDSPNWRRQSAGSPPPSSVHLSPVVSPALSTCSNSTSQRISITAASGSINDEDDDNNHNNNNNNNVPGSKKGGRKKRKPTQNQLVLNAEPIVDQQSTLQAVAELNIEPSPTPTVNSETGSPTISPETGEKKNKKQSFICNVCKRGFGYKHVLQNHERTHTGEKPFQCPVCHKRFTRDHHLKTHMRLHTGEKPYCCKFCQRRFVQVANLRRHVRVHTGERPYLCRHCNNRFSDSNQLKAHVMVHNGEKPFECETCHGRFRRRHHLHQHRCNGDNNGDDEAQEFETEPEENDDIDIDGEEQEEAENISHAAQEILRQPTRRALPSPIVDMAAQMLNLPGPSNAQPPSMVLPEQTEPEDLSMSRSRRHYSNSSNDSSLSHSLSKDSSPEQEDEKFEASLFLRHTRAASKRQPRQPRSNP, encoded by the exons GATTCCTGATCAATCAGCATCTGAGCATGATGCAGGACGCCGAGCAGCAACCGTTCAACAATAATGTGTCGCTATATCCGGAACCGATATCAAGATCGGTGGCAAGATTATCGGTACTGAACCAGGACTTTCTCACCACTCAAGCTTTGATAAAGGCAGGACTTCCTCCGTTGCACAGCTTAGCCGCGGCTTCGTCCTTCTTTAATCAGAATCTCTTCGTCGACTCACCAAATTGGCGAAGACAATCGGCCGGATCCCCGCCACCCTCCTCCGTTCATCTATCGCCCGTAGTATCGCCGGCTCTCAGCACTTGTAGCAATTCCACGTCCCAGCGCATCAGCATTACCGCTGCCAGCGGCAGTATCAACGATGAGGACGacgataataatcataataataataacaacaacaatGTGCCGGGCAGCAAAAAAGGTGgtagaaagaagagaaaaccGACCCAGAATCAACTTGTATTGAACGCAGAACCGATCGTTGACCAACAAAGTACGTTGCAAGCCGTAGCCGAGCTCAACATCGAACCATCTCCAACTCCGACTGTCAATTCGGAAACAGGATCTCCAACCATCAGTCCGGAGACAggagagaagaagaataaGAAGCAAAGCTTTATTTGCAATGTGTGCAAGAGAGGTTTCGGTTATAAGCATGTGCTGCAGAATCACGAGCGCACGCATACTGGCGAGAAGCCTTTCCAGTGTCCGGTATGCCATAAAAG ATTTACACGGGACCATCATTTGAAAACACACATGCGACTTCATACAGGCGAGAAACCTTACTGCTGCAAATTCTGCCAGCGGCGATTCGTCCAGGTCGCGAATCTCCGTCGTCACGTGCGAGTACACACGGGCGAGCGTCCGTACCTTTGCAGGCATTGCAATAATCGTTTCAGCGACTCGAATCAGCTGAAGGCTCACGTAATGGTACACAACGGTGAGAAACCGTTCGAATGCGAGACCTGCCATGGACGATTCAGAAGACGACATCATCTGCATCAGCACAGATGCAACGGCGACAATAACGGCGACGACGAAGCGCAAGAGTTTGAAACCGAGCCGGAGGAGAATGACGATATCGACATCGACGGTGAGGAGCAGGAGGAAGCGGAGAATATCTCGCACGCTGCACAGGAAATTCTCAGACAGCCGACTCGTCGTGCATTACCCAGCCCGATAGTCGACATGGCCGCGCAGATGCTTAATCTACCTGGACCGTCGAACGCTCAACCCCCGTCGATGGTTCTACCCGAGCAAACCGAGCCCGAGGATCTATCCATGTCCAGGTCACGCAGACACTACTCCAACAGCAGCAACGATTCGTCGCTCAGCCATAGCCTCAGCAAAGATAGCAGTCCCGAACAAGAGGACGAAAAGTTTGAAGCCAGCTTGTTCCTGAGACATACTCGCGCCGCGTCAAAACGTCAGCCGCGACAACCAAGGAGTAACCCCTAA